A single window of Vibrio alfacsensis DNA harbors:
- a CDS encoding ABC transporter ATP-binding protein yields the protein MLKLSDLCKGYVDGGEFHPVLQGAELTLQQGEQVALMGESGSGKSTLLNLIAGLDTADSGEIQYPNFAMHDAPENQRTKYRRNNIGNIFQQFNLLPTLNIADNIRFCRQLKGLPEDKGLWRQILSALDLMPLLGRYPEEISGGQQQRAAIARALYMEPKILLADEPTGSLDERNAEAVMRLLTSLARQLDCTLLLVTHSEKVAEHMEGRIRLQGGQLHVMARS from the coding sequence ATGTTAAAACTGTCAGACCTATGCAAAGGCTATGTAGACGGGGGAGAATTTCATCCTGTACTACAAGGGGCAGAATTAACGTTACAACAAGGTGAGCAAGTCGCATTAATGGGGGAGAGTGGCTCTGGGAAAAGTACACTACTTAATCTTATAGCAGGACTTGATACCGCAGACTCTGGGGAAATTCAGTACCCGAACTTTGCTATGCATGATGCGCCTGAGAATCAACGAACAAAGTACCGCCGCAATAACATTGGTAATATCTTCCAGCAGTTTAATTTACTGCCTACGCTAAATATCGCTGACAATATTCGTTTCTGTCGCCAATTAAAAGGCTTACCAGAAGACAAAGGTTTGTGGCGCCAAATCCTGTCTGCTCTTGATCTCATGCCATTGCTTGGGCGTTACCCTGAAGAAATTTCCGGTGGTCAACAACAGCGTGCAGCCATTGCTCGTGCTTTGTACATGGAACCGAAGATTTTATTAGCGGATGAACCAACCGGCAGCTTGGATGAGCGAAATGCAGAAGCAGTAATGCGACTTTTGACCAGCTTGGCTCGTCAGTTAGATTGTACCTTGTTGCTTGTTACTCACAGTGAAAAAGTGGCTGAACACATGGAAGGTCGTATTCGTCTTCAAGGAGGGCAACTGCATGTTATGGCCCGTAGTTAA
- a CDS encoding solute:sodium symporter family transporter, with the protein MSITVLLSFLLFTGFVVVFTYSKVKNDKHTSQDGFFLGGRSLTGGLIASSLILTNLSATSFVGMSAQSYTHNMSVMGWEVASGVTLVIIALLLVPRYLKQGITTIPDFLESRYDMSVKKFVTLLFLCQYVINILPTTLYAGAVVLGEIFDVQALLGISEFSSIALISATIGLLGFFYAIYGGLKAVVIADTINGVGLITGGLMIPVFGLMALGGGNFMEGLDLLLTAAPEKLQSVGKETDPLPFSTLFTGLLLVNLYYWGTDQSIIQRALGAKNLKEGQKGVILAGAIKVISPLFLIIPGIIAFHMFGADAGNPDTMYTRLVNEVLPKPLVGFFVAVMFGAILSTFNGVLNSSTTLFALNVYKPLFGKDKSDEELVGKGQIFGIVIAIVSVCISPFIMYAPEGLFQYLQMVAGFFSVPIFTIVFVGYISKRVPAIAAKVALVVFVSSYAAMQLVFDTPIHFLHQLAILFVVCTALMFAIGYFMPRDTDYVMPVNENIDVTPWSFRFEASAVIIYMVLGAYVMFSDFGFVSSDPTIMQVYGFCGVVLMFGVISNYFIKRRKNKPVTKLNDMYMP; encoded by the coding sequence ATGTCTATTACAGTATTACTTTCGTTCTTGCTGTTTACAGGCTTTGTTGTGGTGTTCACTTACAGCAAAGTTAAAAACGATAAACACACTTCTCAAGACGGCTTCTTCCTTGGTGGACGAAGCTTAACAGGCGGGCTCATTGCCAGCTCTTTGATTCTTACCAACTTAAGTGCCACGAGTTTTGTTGGCATGAGTGCGCAATCCTATACCCACAACATGAGTGTGATGGGCTGGGAAGTGGCCTCTGGTGTTACACTGGTGATCATTGCGCTGCTGCTTGTCCCTCGCTACCTCAAGCAAGGCATAACCACGATTCCTGACTTTTTAGAAAGCCGCTATGATATGTCGGTGAAGAAGTTCGTTACCCTGTTGTTCTTGTGCCAATACGTTATCAACATTCTTCCTACCACGCTTTACGCTGGCGCAGTGGTACTGGGCGAAATCTTTGATGTGCAAGCTTTACTGGGTATTTCTGAGTTCAGCTCGATTGCCCTTATTTCTGCCACTATTGGTTTGCTGGGTTTCTTCTATGCTATTTACGGCGGCCTAAAAGCCGTGGTAATTGCAGACACGATCAACGGCGTAGGCTTGATCACCGGCGGTTTGATGATCCCTGTATTTGGTCTGATGGCATTAGGCGGCGGTAACTTTATGGAAGGTTTGGACTTATTGCTGACTGCCGCGCCAGAGAAGCTGCAATCTGTAGGTAAAGAGACCGATCCACTGCCGTTCTCTACCCTGTTCACAGGTCTATTGTTGGTGAACTTGTACTACTGGGGTACTGACCAATCTATTATCCAACGTGCACTTGGCGCGAAGAACCTGAAAGAAGGTCAGAAAGGCGTGATTCTGGCGGGTGCGATTAAAGTTATCTCTCCACTTTTCCTAATCATTCCGGGCATCATTGCGTTCCATATGTTTGGCGCAGATGCGGGCAACCCAGACACGATGTACACACGCTTGGTGAACGAAGTATTGCCTAAACCGCTTGTTGGTTTCTTTGTTGCAGTCATGTTCGGCGCTATCCTAAGTACCTTTAACGGTGTATTGAACAGCTCAACAACCTTGTTTGCTTTGAACGTTTACAAACCATTATTTGGCAAAGACAAATCTGACGAAGAGCTCGTGGGTAAAGGTCAGATATTCGGGATTGTTATCGCGATCGTTTCAGTATGTATTTCGCCGTTCATCATGTATGCACCTGAGGGGCTATTCCAATACCTACAAATGGTCGCAGGCTTCTTTAGTGTGCCAATCTTTACTATCGTGTTCGTTGGTTACATCTCTAAGCGTGTTCCTGCAATTGCCGCAAAAGTCGCACTGGTTGTATTTGTGAGTTCTTACGCTGCGATGCAATTGGTCTTCGATACACCAATCCACTTCCTACACCAATTAGCAATTCTATTCGTTGTGTGTACGGCTCTGATGTTTGCGATTGGTTACTTTATGCCGCGTGATACAGACTACGTAATGCCAGTAAATGAGAACATCGATGTCACACCGTGGTCATTCCGCTTTGAAGCATCAGCGGTCATCATCTACATGGTATTGGGCGCTTACGTAATGTTCTCAGACTTCGGTTTTGTCTCAAGCGATCCGACCATTATGCAAGTGTACGGCTTCTGTGGTGTGGTTTTGATGTTTGGCGTCATCTCTAACTACTTCATCAAGCGTAGAAAGAACAAACCTGTCACTAAGCTCAATGACATGTATATGCCTTAA
- a CDS encoding MATE family efflux transporter, whose translation MTFFSQLLTHADKSFLRRLFAIALPITLQSMMFSSRGLVDVLMLGQLGEAEIAAVGVAARATFVTTIMLVGVTTGGALLTAQYWGAGNKVGVRQSTSLTWMIAMAFAAMTVIFFILFPEAIMKLTTDSTEVIHLGAEYLVISSVSMLAVACVASIAVGLRAMHQPGLSTFFSGIGIASNIFLNWVLIFGHLGLPAMGIKGAAIATVISGAIEVGCLFGYLWFTQHTIAFGVEDIRASLVINRIKRFLTLSLPTTFNFLAWAGGLFAYHAIMGQAGVQGLAALSVMTPVESLALAMMIGLSNAAAVMVGNQLGANKYGPVYYQAWATVILNLLIAIVVAGLLLISNRLILDAFSALTTETRHLAEQFMVILAVGVVLRSVPMMAIVGVLRAGGDVKFCLYQDLVAQWIISIPLAAFAAIYLGVEPQWVYLLFLSEELVKWGVSLYRILSRKWMNNLIGD comes from the coding sequence ATGACTTTTTTCTCACAATTGCTGACTCATGCGGATAAGTCATTCCTGCGACGACTGTTTGCGATTGCACTACCGATTACACTCCAAAGCATGATGTTCTCTAGCCGAGGCTTAGTGGACGTATTGATGTTGGGCCAATTGGGTGAAGCGGAGATTGCTGCGGTTGGTGTTGCAGCGAGAGCAACGTTTGTTACCACTATCATGCTTGTTGGCGTGACGACGGGAGGTGCGCTTTTAACGGCCCAGTACTGGGGGGCAGGTAATAAAGTAGGTGTACGACAAAGTACATCACTGACTTGGATGATTGCGATGGCGTTCGCCGCGATGACAGTCATCTTCTTTATCTTATTCCCTGAAGCAATCATGAAATTGACCACTGATTCAACCGAAGTTATTCACTTAGGGGCTGAATACTTGGTGATTTCGTCCGTCAGTATGTTGGCTGTTGCGTGTGTTGCCAGTATAGCGGTGGGACTTCGTGCTATGCATCAACCGGGATTGAGTACCTTTTTCAGTGGCATTGGTATAGCCTCGAATATATTTCTTAACTGGGTTTTGATTTTTGGTCATTTGGGCTTGCCTGCAATGGGAATTAAAGGTGCGGCTATTGCGACGGTCATTAGTGGCGCAATAGAAGTCGGTTGCCTGTTTGGTTATCTTTGGTTTACTCAGCACACCATCGCTTTTGGCGTTGAGGACATTCGCGCCAGCTTAGTGATAAATAGGATCAAGCGATTCCTTACGCTTTCTCTTCCAACGACGTTTAACTTTTTAGCATGGGCTGGTGGTTTATTTGCCTATCATGCCATCATGGGACAGGCAGGGGTTCAAGGTCTTGCCGCATTATCGGTAATGACGCCGGTCGAATCTTTAGCGTTGGCGATGATGATCGGGTTGTCCAACGCAGCGGCGGTAATGGTTGGTAATCAGTTGGGGGCAAACAAGTATGGCCCGGTATATTACCAAGCGTGGGCTACCGTTATCTTGAATTTATTGATAGCGATAGTGGTCGCTGGATTACTGCTTATCTCGAATCGACTGATATTGGATGCATTTAGTGCACTGACAACAGAAACGCGTCACTTAGCTGAGCAGTTTATGGTGATCTTAGCGGTAGGCGTTGTACTTCGTTCTGTGCCAATGATGGCGATTGTTGGTGTACTTCGTGCTGGTGGTGATGTTAAGTTTTGTTTGTATCAAGATTTGGTAGCCCAATGGATAATCAGCATCCCACTTGCCGCGTTTGCTGCCATCTATTTAGGCGTTGAGCCTCAATGGGTTTACTTATTGTTTTTAAGTGAAGAATTGGTCAAATGGGGCGTCTCTTTGTATCGCATATTAAGCCGCAAATGGATGAATAATCTTATCGGGGATTGA
- a CDS encoding LacI family DNA-binding transcriptional regulator: MAVTFKDVARLAGVSTQTVSRVTNGADNVAEETRKRVNDAIKKLGYVPNKGAQMLSRASSRIIGLVSLDISLHGVALIANGVRNQAHEMNYATALAVLGDNSIEEFRMAIRELIAQQVDAIIINAPVTKEMAETLIEQFSQLTLMFIDVPENTQANHIRCDHQVGARLAVQHLIEQKRDSFICISGPIASTASSIRYKEWQRQIHQNGLQEVAYYEGDWQANSGYHAVKDALLKGVSFDAVLVANDQMALGVLCALSEAGVKVPKTVSVVGFDGIQDSQFFSPPLTTIKQDFNELGRKAVKLVLNQMEKGESVVSEMLPVHLVVRESTSKKADTLYDKQEVLVHLEHIRRLLP; the protein is encoded by the coding sequence TTGGCCGTTACTTTTAAAGACGTCGCACGTTTAGCAGGGGTATCTACTCAAACCGTATCTAGAGTAACGAATGGCGCTGATAACGTCGCGGAGGAAACTCGAAAGCGCGTAAATGATGCCATCAAAAAATTGGGTTACGTACCCAATAAAGGTGCACAAATGCTCAGTAGGGCTTCGTCACGCATTATCGGCCTAGTGTCTTTGGATATTTCTTTGCATGGAGTGGCACTCATTGCGAATGGGGTTCGTAATCAAGCTCACGAAATGAATTATGCTACCGCGCTTGCGGTGCTTGGTGACAATTCTATTGAAGAGTTTCGAATGGCGATTCGCGAATTGATTGCACAGCAAGTTGACGCAATCATCATTAATGCACCGGTCACGAAAGAAATGGCAGAAACCCTCATTGAACAGTTTAGTCAATTGACGTTGATGTTTATTGATGTACCTGAAAATACGCAAGCCAATCATATTCGTTGTGATCACCAAGTTGGAGCAAGATTAGCCGTACAGCATTTAATTGAGCAAAAACGCGATTCATTTATTTGTATATCTGGGCCCATTGCGTCGACGGCTTCTTCGATTCGTTATAAAGAGTGGCAGAGGCAAATTCATCAAAATGGGCTTCAGGAAGTGGCCTATTACGAGGGAGATTGGCAAGCGAACAGTGGTTACCATGCTGTCAAAGATGCGCTCTTGAAAGGAGTGTCATTTGATGCGGTTTTGGTCGCGAATGATCAAATGGCATTAGGCGTTTTATGTGCTTTGTCAGAAGCGGGCGTTAAAGTACCTAAGACAGTATCTGTTGTCGGATTTGACGGTATTCAAGATAGCCAATTCTTTTCTCCTCCTTTGACGACAATCAAGCAAGACTTCAATGAGCTTGGCCGAAAAGCGGTTAAGTTAGTTCTTAATCAAATGGAAAAAGGTGAAAGTGTCGTTTCTGAAATGTTGCCTGTTCATCTGGTGGTGCGAGAGAGCACAAGCAAAAAAGCGGATACGTTATATGACAAACAAGAAGTGCTTGTCCATCTCGAACATATCCGTCGTTTATTGCCGTAG
- a CDS encoding alpha-galactosidase yields the protein MQKIVHLKSKNHSMIIKVDRVPEILHWGAKIAQIDPDLLLSTERPISQARLDVDVPLSLCPELGSGHFNAPGIEGHRNGEDWAPVFTTTSIEHDDNSATFTLQDDIAGLELLIELRLDFNSDVVQKRITVKNTTTGEYCLGKLSSTLPLPNHANELMTFHGRWCHEFQTQRLSFEHGGFMQENRRGRTSHENFPGLFAGTNGFGEQLGQVWGFHLGWSGNHQLRADVRSDGRRFVQAGELLLSGEKRLQSGETYQSPWLYATYSNSGLNGISERFHEFVRANIIQFPNNKPRPVHLNTWEGIYFDHKPEYIMQMATEAAEMGVERFIIDDGWFIGRDGERAALGDWYLDETKYPNGLEPVIEHVNNKGMEFGLWVEPEMVSQDSNLYRQHPDWVLSLQGYHQPSGRWQYVLDLQNQDCFNYLFERLNDLLTRYNIGYLKWDMNRELVQPGHQGKPAVHGQTKALYRLLDELQAAHPAVEIESCSSGGGRIDFEILKRTHRFWASDCNDALERQAIQRGMSYFFPPEVMGAHIGPAECHSTNRRHAINMRGVTALSGHMGVELDPVKESEEEKQAFAHYIQLHKQYRDLLHSGRTFRIDPADQNQNIYGVENGQEMLITVCQLAMPNHALPSPLRVSCADENARYEVKIVEMPKTSFQLMKQRPQWLDKTLTLSGDNLREIGVTLPILDPESALIVHLKKI from the coding sequence ATGCAGAAAATTGTTCACTTAAAATCAAAGAACCACAGCATGATCATTAAAGTCGATCGTGTACCAGAAATTCTTCACTGGGGCGCAAAAATCGCTCAAATTGATCCTGATTTATTGCTTTCGACAGAGCGTCCAATTTCTCAAGCTCGCCTTGATGTCGATGTACCGTTATCACTATGCCCTGAGTTAGGCAGCGGTCACTTTAATGCCCCAGGTATCGAGGGGCATCGCAATGGCGAAGACTGGGCTCCCGTGTTCACAACCACATCCATTGAGCACGATGACAACAGCGCGACATTTACTCTGCAAGATGACATTGCTGGTCTTGAATTATTGATTGAGCTACGACTGGACTTTAACAGTGATGTGGTACAAAAACGCATCACCGTAAAAAACACGACTACCGGTGAGTATTGCTTGGGTAAGCTCTCCTCTACCCTGCCACTTCCTAACCATGCAAACGAGCTGATGACGTTCCACGGTCGCTGGTGCCATGAGTTTCAAACTCAGCGTTTGAGCTTTGAGCATGGTGGCTTTATGCAAGAAAACCGTCGTGGTCGCACTTCTCACGAAAACTTCCCTGGTTTGTTCGCGGGCACTAATGGCTTTGGTGAACAATTGGGACAAGTTTGGGGCTTCCATCTTGGTTGGAGTGGTAACCACCAACTTCGTGCCGACGTTCGTAGCGATGGTCGCCGCTTTGTTCAAGCAGGTGAACTGCTACTGTCTGGTGAAAAGCGTCTACAAAGCGGTGAAACCTACCAATCACCATGGCTTTATGCGACATACAGTAACTCGGGTTTGAATGGAATATCAGAGCGATTCCACGAGTTCGTTCGTGCCAATATTATTCAATTTCCAAACAACAAGCCTCGTCCTGTTCATTTAAACACATGGGAAGGCATCTACTTCGATCACAAACCTGAATACATCATGCAGATGGCAACCGAAGCCGCTGAGATGGGTGTCGAGCGCTTCATCATTGATGATGGTTGGTTCATTGGTCGTGATGGCGAACGCGCAGCGCTTGGTGATTGGTACTTGGATGAAACGAAGTACCCGAATGGTCTAGAGCCTGTTATCGAGCACGTAAACAACAAAGGCATGGAGTTTGGTCTTTGGGTTGAGCCAGAGATGGTTAGCCAAGACTCTAATCTCTATCGCCAACATCCTGATTGGGTATTGAGTCTGCAAGGCTACCATCAACCTTCAGGTCGCTGGCAATACGTGTTGGATTTGCAAAACCAAGATTGCTTCAACTACTTGTTTGAGCGTTTGAATGACTTGCTGACTCGCTACAACATCGGCTACCTAAAATGGGATATGAACCGTGAATTGGTTCAACCAGGGCATCAAGGTAAACCTGCTGTGCATGGCCAAACGAAAGCGCTTTACCGCCTATTAGACGAACTTCAAGCCGCTCACCCTGCGGTTGAAATTGAGTCTTGCTCATCCGGTGGCGGTCGTATTGATTTTGAAATCCTTAAACGGACTCACCGTTTCTGGGCTTCTGATTGTAACGATGCGCTGGAACGTCAAGCCATTCAACGCGGCATGAGCTACTTCTTCCCACCTGAAGTTATGGGCGCTCATATTGGTCCTGCCGAATGTCACTCAACCAATCGTCGCCATGCGATCAATATGCGTGGCGTGACGGCGTTAAGTGGTCACATGGGGGTGGAGCTCGATCCAGTAAAAGAAAGCGAGGAAGAAAAACAAGCGTTTGCTCATTACATTCAACTGCACAAACAGTATCGCGATTTGCTTCATTCTGGACGTACTTTCCGCATCGATCCTGCCGATCAAAACCAGAACATCTATGGCGTTGAGAACGGACAAGAAATGCTGATTACGGTGTGTCAGCTGGCAATGCCAAATCATGCGCTGCCATCTCCACTTCGCGTTAGCTGTGCGGATGAAAACGCCCGTTACGAAGTCAAGATTGTTGAAATGCCAAAAACCAGCTTCCAGTTGATGAAACAACGTCCGCAATGGCTAGACAAAACTCTGACGTTAAGTGGCGATAACTTAAGGGAAATTGGGGTGACGCTTCCGATTCTCGATCCAGAATCGGCACTGATTGTTCATCTTAAGAAAATTTAA
- a CDS encoding ABC transporter permease, with protein MLWPVVKALLGHYRRYPLQILLVWLGLTLGVSLLVGVTSINQHAKQSYETGEKLFSNPLPYRIRTKHSANKIPQGFYIQLRRAGFNQCAPFDTLHLESKDDFGLTLVGVDPVALLPLHQGKSLNELPLLSLMKPPYPILVSQDLASYMTWQDGDFIELNDGSQLGPLKVDTNQMLSGIRLVSDISLLRMLKRSSGLSAIACGEMPEEKVLALKEKLPSGMVLVRSSRSELQALTDAFHMNLTAMGMLSFLVGLFIFYQAMSLSFIQRQRLVGILRQTGVTGIQLTQALLLELLILVLFAWACGNFFGLILANELIPAVSSSLSDLYDANVGLTIGWSWESSLYSLAMSSLGALLSCLWPLIRLLKAQPIRLSSRLSLMRFAGREFSWQALAACALCVAAIAVYQAPKTQESGFTIIALMLVSVALFMPFLMWHMFQSFSYSMRWVRVRWFFSDAAASMSYRGVATMAFMLALAANIGVETMVGSFRDTTDKWLNQRLAADIYIYPTNNSAARMSSWLQKQPEVDEVWWRWEKDFPTERGALQVVSTGASEGELDSLTVKLGVPNYWYHLHHSKSLMISESMALKLDLRPGDYIDLLPPLGGGWQIVGVYYDYGNPYNQVMMSHRNWLSAFAGSGNVGLGVVLQENVNGDGLKRRLESVYRLPQDRLFDNNNIYNQAMRVFDHTFAIAGTLGNITLIIAVFGLFFATLAGELSRQRHFSLLRCMGVSGRELVALGGLQLFVFGTISAIIAVPLGLALAHLIVDIIIKQSFGWSLELQVIPWEYAQTIAWAMLAIMLAGALPVIRMIKSTPMKSLRDAL; from the coding sequence ATGTTATGGCCCGTAGTTAAGGCACTACTCGGTCATTACCGCCGTTATCCTCTACAAATTCTACTTGTTTGGCTTGGTTTAACCTTAGGCGTGTCACTGCTCGTCGGTGTGACATCGATTAACCAGCATGCCAAACAAAGTTATGAAACGGGTGAAAAACTTTTTTCCAATCCTCTTCCGTATCGCATCCGCACTAAACACTCCGCGAATAAAATTCCGCAAGGGTTTTATATTCAATTGCGTCGCGCAGGTTTTAACCAGTGTGCGCCTTTTGATACTTTGCATCTTGAATCTAAAGATGACTTTGGTTTGACGCTTGTTGGTGTCGATCCTGTTGCGCTTTTGCCTCTACACCAAGGTAAGTCACTTAACGAATTGCCGTTACTTTCGTTAATGAAACCACCTTATCCAATATTAGTGAGCCAAGACTTAGCCTCGTACATGACGTGGCAAGATGGAGACTTTATTGAGCTTAATGATGGCAGTCAATTAGGGCCATTGAAAGTCGATACCAATCAAATGCTCTCTGGTATTCGACTGGTTTCTGATATTTCATTGCTTCGTATGCTTAAGCGCAGTTCTGGGTTATCAGCAATTGCATGTGGTGAGATGCCAGAAGAGAAAGTTCTCGCGTTAAAAGAAAAACTGCCTAGCGGGATGGTTTTAGTGCGCAGTAGCCGTAGTGAGCTACAAGCACTGACGGATGCATTCCATATGAATTTGACGGCAATGGGTATGCTCTCTTTCCTAGTAGGTCTGTTCATTTTCTATCAAGCAATGTCGCTGTCATTTATCCAGCGTCAACGTTTAGTGGGCATTTTGCGTCAAACTGGGGTTACAGGCATCCAGCTTACGCAAGCATTGTTACTTGAACTGCTTATTTTGGTTCTATTTGCATGGGCTTGCGGAAACTTCTTTGGTTTGATTCTCGCGAATGAGTTGATTCCAGCGGTTTCATCCAGTTTAAGTGATTTGTATGACGCCAATGTTGGCTTAACGATAGGTTGGTCTTGGGAGTCGAGCTTATACAGTTTGGCCATGTCATCATTGGGTGCATTGCTTTCTTGCTTATGGCCGTTGATCCGCTTACTTAAAGCACAACCTATTCGTTTGTCTTCAAGGCTCTCGCTTATGCGCTTTGCTGGCAGAGAGTTTTCTTGGCAGGCTTTAGCTGCTTGTGCACTTTGTGTTGCTGCCATTGCGGTTTATCAAGCGCCTAAAACGCAAGAGTCCGGCTTTACGATCATTGCGCTTATGTTAGTCAGTGTTGCGCTATTTATGCCATTTTTGATGTGGCATATGTTCCAAAGCTTCTCTTATTCTATGCGTTGGGTTCGTGTTCGCTGGTTTTTCTCTGATGCGGCGGCAAGTATGAGCTACCGAGGTGTTGCGACGATGGCGTTTATGCTAGCGCTAGCGGCGAACATTGGTGTCGAAACCATGGTAGGCAGCTTCAGAGATACGACTGATAAATGGCTTAACCAACGTTTGGCGGCGGATATCTATATTTACCCAACCAATAACTCAGCAGCACGAATGAGCTCATGGTTACAAAAACAGCCGGAAGTTGATGAAGTTTGGTGGCGTTGGGAAAAAGATTTTCCGACGGAGCGAGGTGCGCTTCAAGTGGTGAGTACAGGGGCATCGGAGGGAGAACTTGATTCGCTTACCGTTAAACTTGGTGTACCGAACTACTGGTATCACTTACATCATTCTAAGAGCTTGATGATCAGCGAGTCGATGGCATTGAAGTTGGATCTTCGCCCTGGTGATTACATTGATTTACTCCCTCCACTTGGCGGTGGTTGGCAGATTGTAGGGGTTTACTACGATTATGGTAATCCTTATAACCAAGTGATGATGTCTCATCGAAACTGGCTGTCAGCGTTTGCCGGTTCAGGTAACGTTGGCTTGGGTGTTGTTCTGCAAGAGAACGTGAATGGAGATGGGTTAAAACGACGATTAGAAAGTGTCTATCGCTTACCTCAAGATCGTTTGTTCGACAATAACAATATTTATAACCAAGCGATGCGGGTGTTTGACCATACGTTCGCGATTGCTGGAACGCTTGGCAATATTACCTTGATCATTGCTGTTTTCGGTCTGTTTTTTGCGACATTGGCGGGTGAACTATCTCGCCAACGGCATTTCTCTTTACTACGTTGTATGGGCGTATCAGGCAGGGAGCTTGTTGCTTTGGGCGGCTTGCAGTTATTCGTATTTGGTACCATTTCTGCAATTATTGCGGTACCACTTGGTTTGGCGTTGGCACATCTTATTGTTGATATCATAATCAAGCAATCATTCGGGTGGTCATTAGAACTTCAAGTCATACCGTGGGAATACGCACAGACGATTGCTTGGGCAATGTTAGCGATCATGTTAGCAGGCGCACTTCCTGTCATCAGAATGATCAAGAGCACGCCAATGAAGTCGCTAAGGGATGCGCTGTAA